The following are encoded together in the Streptomyces sp. NBC_01465 genome:
- a CDS encoding carbohydrate ABC transporter permease: protein MAPFFLLFIAVMIVPIGYAIWMSLFREESAGLGFGGSHTVFTGIGNYTRALGDSVFRDSFLHVALYCLIYIPLMVGGALALALLVDSAMARAKKFFQLAYFLPHAVPGMIAAIIWVYLYTPSLSPITQFLKTFGASWDFLGNDAVLFSMANAAAWQWIGYNMVIFYAALQAVPRETLEAALVDGAGHFRTAVAVKLPMIRSSVVLTMLFTAVGAIQLFTEPEILRAKAPSLAPEWSPTMYIYQAAFTKHDYGTAAAASLMLAVLGALLSFVITKFGNRWKEA from the coding sequence ATCGCCCCCTTCTTCCTTCTCTTCATCGCCGTGATGATCGTTCCGATCGGTTACGCGATCTGGATGAGCCTCTTCCGCGAGGAGTCCGCCGGTCTCGGCTTCGGCGGCTCGCACACGGTCTTCACCGGCATCGGCAACTACACGCGCGCCCTGGGCGACTCGGTCTTCCGCGACAGCTTTCTGCACGTCGCCCTCTACTGCCTGATCTACATCCCGCTGATGGTCGGCGGCGCCCTCGCACTCGCCCTGCTCGTCGACTCGGCGATGGCCCGCGCGAAGAAGTTCTTCCAGCTGGCGTACTTCCTGCCGCACGCGGTGCCGGGAATGATCGCCGCGATCATCTGGGTCTACCTCTACACCCCGAGCCTCAGCCCGATCACCCAGTTCCTGAAGACGTTCGGCGCGAGCTGGGACTTCCTCGGCAACGACGCCGTCCTCTTCTCCATGGCGAACGCCGCCGCCTGGCAGTGGATCGGCTACAACATGGTGATCTTCTACGCCGCCCTGCAGGCCGTCCCGCGCGAGACGCTGGAGGCCGCCCTCGTCGACGGCGCCGGTCACTTCCGTACAGCGGTCGCCGTGAAGCTCCCGATGATCCGCTCCTCGGTCGTCCTCACCATGCTCTTCACCGCCGTCGGCGCCATCCAGCTCTTCACCGAGCCCGAGATCCTGCGCGCCAAGGCCCCCTCGCTCGCCCCCGAGTGGTCGCCGACGATGTACATCTACCAGGCCGCCTTCACCAAGCACGACTACGGGACGGCCGCCGCGGCCTCCCTGATGCTCGCCGTGCTCGGAGCACTGCTCTCCTTCGTGATCACCAAGTTCGGCAACCGCTGGAAGGAGGCGTAG
- a CDS encoding carbohydrate ABC transporter permease translates to MSVDTKTPHAPSAAAVDKQPPVRPTRSRTTRSRGGATASSFSSRAVVNTILVIMAFYTLMPLTWLIFASTKNNGDLFAHPGFELGDFNLFSNLRALFSYNDGIFATWLGNSMLYSVVGAAASAFISLLAGYAFDKYNFPLKNKMYGVVLLGILVPSTVVSLPMYLMASKVGLVNTYWAVLIPGLVNPFGVYLARVFSEGYVPGETLEAARMDGASEIRLFRSVSLPMMAPAFMTIFLFSFTGSWNNFFLPLVMLNDSSKYPVTLGIYNWNQTVSQYPEFYQLVITGSLISVIPLAIAFLGLQRYWRSGLTAGAVK, encoded by the coding sequence ATGAGCGTCGACACCAAGACCCCGCACGCACCGTCCGCCGCCGCCGTGGACAAGCAGCCCCCGGTCCGGCCCACCCGCTCCCGTACGACCCGCAGCCGCGGCGGCGCGACCGCGTCGTCCTTCTCCTCCAGGGCCGTGGTCAACACCATCCTGGTCATCATGGCGTTCTACACGCTGATGCCGCTGACCTGGCTGATCTTCGCCTCCACCAAGAACAACGGCGACCTCTTCGCCCACCCCGGCTTCGAGCTCGGAGACTTCAACCTCTTCTCCAACCTCCGCGCGCTCTTCAGCTACAACGACGGCATCTTCGCCACCTGGCTCGGCAACAGCATGCTGTACTCGGTCGTCGGCGCCGCCGCATCGGCCTTCATCAGCCTGCTGGCCGGCTACGCCTTCGACAAGTACAACTTCCCCCTGAAGAACAAGATGTACGGGGTCGTCCTGCTCGGGATCCTCGTCCCCAGCACCGTCGTCTCGCTGCCGATGTACCTGATGGCGTCAAAGGTCGGCCTGGTCAACACCTACTGGGCGGTCCTCATCCCCGGCCTGGTCAACCCCTTCGGCGTCTACCTCGCCCGGGTCTTCTCCGAGGGCTACGTCCCCGGCGAGACCCTGGAGGCCGCCCGTATGGACGGCGCGAGCGAGATCCGGCTCTTCCGCTCGGTGTCGCTCCCGATGATGGCCCCCGCCTTCATGACGATCTTCCTCTTCTCCTTCACCGGCAGCTGGAACAACTTCTTCCTGCCGCTGGTGATGCTGAACGACAGCTCGAAATACCCGGTCACGCTCGGCATCTACAACTGGAACCAGACGGTCTCCCAGTACCCCGAGTTCTACCAACTGGTCATCACGGGCTCGCTGATCTCGGTGATCCCCCTGGCCATCGCCTTCCTCGGCCTGCAGCGCTACTGGCGCTCCGGCCTCACCGCCGGAGCCGTCAAGTGA
- a CDS encoding hydroxyacid dehydrogenase, with product MEASVRDALFDQAAYARLAEVADAEPAVVVRDFADPAHTDRLAGAEVLFSGWGCPPLTAAALERMPKLRAVVHAAGSVKHHITDACWERGIAVSSAAGVNALPVAEYTVSAILFAGKRVLPAAAAYRTKRTWISPIEVVGNGGNFRRTVGVVGASRIGRRVIELLRPFDLRVLVHDPYLDPAEARALGAEPVSLDTLALSSDVVTVHAPELPETRHLFDRARLSLLRDGATLINTARGSLVDTEALIEELVAGRLQAVLDVTDPEILPADSPLFDLENCLLTPHIAGSLGNELGRMTHHAMDELESYAAGLPFADPVRAEALAHSA from the coding sequence ATGGAGGCCTCCGTACGGGACGCGCTCTTCGACCAGGCCGCGTACGCCCGGCTGGCCGAGGTCGCGGACGCCGAACCCGCCGTCGTCGTACGGGACTTCGCCGACCCCGCGCACACGGACCGCCTCGCCGGGGCGGAGGTCCTGTTCAGCGGCTGGGGCTGCCCGCCCCTGACGGCCGCCGCGCTGGAGCGGATGCCGAAACTGCGCGCGGTCGTGCACGCGGCCGGCTCGGTCAAGCACCACATCACCGACGCGTGCTGGGAGCGCGGCATCGCGGTCTCCTCGGCCGCCGGGGTCAATGCGCTCCCGGTCGCCGAGTACACGGTCTCCGCGATCCTCTTCGCCGGAAAGCGGGTGCTGCCCGCGGCCGCCGCGTACCGCACCAAACGGACCTGGATCAGCCCAATCGAAGTGGTCGGGAACGGCGGCAACTTCCGCCGTACGGTCGGAGTCGTCGGCGCCTCGCGGATCGGGCGGCGCGTGATCGAACTGCTGCGCCCCTTCGATCTGCGGGTCCTCGTCCACGACCCGTACCTGGATCCGGCGGAGGCGCGGGCGCTGGGTGCGGAGCCGGTGTCGCTGGACACCCTCGCCCTCTCCAGCGACGTCGTCACGGTCCATGCGCCCGAACTCCCCGAGACCCGGCACCTGTTCGACCGGGCGCGGCTGTCACTGCTGAGGGACGGGGCCACGCTCATCAACACCGCGCGCGGCTCGCTCGTCGACACGGAGGCGCTCATCGAGGAGCTGGTCGCGGGCCGGCTGCAGGCCGTCCTGGACGTCACCGACCCGGAGATCCTGCCCGCCGACTCTCCCCTCTTCGACCTGGAGAACTGCCTGCTCACCCCGCACATCGCGGGCTCGCTCGGCAACGAGCTGGGCCGGATGACGCACCACGCGATGGACGAGCTGGAGAGTTACGCGGCAGGTCTGCCCTTCGCCGATCCGGTACGGGCCGAAGCGCTCGCCCACTCGGCCTGA
- a CDS encoding substrate-binding domain-containing protein yields the protein MHAEERHQAILRRLREHGSLRVTDFADELGVSPVTVRRDVETLAERGLVARVHGGAMLPETRAETAGPGADTAPVATVPGPRTAATERVFGMIVPAADYYYPEVIKGAREAAGARGIRLVLGISQYSPAEEQVQARQMLADGIDGLLITPCGGADDQHWLAELPIPFALVERRPEMDIAGAERAVTDHVYGARLAVRHLAESGRTKIALLLREDSPHGPLVAEGYAGGLRAAGLAAPTAISFRVPSPSAREERDRIIEEFIEAVTEGRVDAVLVHNDHDAIVLLQRLRAHGLTVPGDLAIVAYDDEVAALADIPLTAVAPPKHAVGAAAVDLLDQRVTDPSRPKHRLAILPELHIRDSSS from the coding sequence GTGCATGCCGAAGAGAGGCACCAGGCGATACTGCGTCGCTTGCGCGAGCACGGCTCGCTGCGAGTGACCGATTTCGCCGATGAGTTGGGGGTTTCGCCCGTTACGGTCCGCCGTGATGTCGAGACTCTCGCCGAGCGCGGTCTGGTCGCCCGCGTCCACGGCGGCGCCATGCTCCCCGAGACCCGTGCGGAGACTGCCGGACCGGGTGCGGACACGGCACCGGTCGCGACGGTGCCCGGACCCCGTACCGCTGCCACGGAGCGGGTGTTCGGCATGATCGTGCCGGCCGCCGACTACTACTACCCGGAAGTGATCAAGGGCGCCCGCGAGGCGGCCGGTGCACGCGGTATCCGGCTGGTGCTCGGCATCTCCCAGTACTCCCCCGCCGAGGAGCAGGTGCAGGCCCGGCAGATGCTGGCCGACGGCATCGACGGGCTTCTGATCACCCCCTGCGGGGGCGCGGACGACCAGCACTGGCTGGCCGAACTCCCCATCCCCTTCGCCCTGGTGGAGCGCCGCCCCGAGATGGACATCGCGGGCGCGGAGCGGGCCGTCACCGACCACGTCTACGGCGCCCGGCTCGCGGTGCGCCATCTCGCGGAGTCCGGCCGGACGAAGATCGCCCTGCTGCTGCGCGAGGACAGCCCGCACGGGCCGCTGGTCGCCGAGGGGTACGCGGGCGGTCTGCGGGCGGCGGGCCTCGCCGCCCCCACCGCGATCAGCTTCCGCGTCCCGTCCCCCTCTGCGAGGGAGGAACGCGACCGGATCATCGAGGAGTTCATCGAAGCGGTCACCGAGGGCCGGGTCGATGCCGTACTCGTGCACAACGATCACGATGCGATCGTTCTGCTGCAGCGGCTGCGCGCACACGGCCTGACCGTCCCCGGTGATCTGGCGATCGTCGCGTACGACGACGAGGTGGCCGCACTCGCGGACATCCCGCTGACCGCCGTGGCCCCGCCCAAACACGCGGTGGGCGCGGCCGCCGTGGACCTCCTCGACCAGCGGGTCACCGACCCCAGCCGCCCCAAGCACCGTCTCGCCATACTGCCCGAGCTGCACATTCGGGACTCCAGCAGCTGA
- a CDS encoding ABC transporter substrate-binding protein translates to MKPTSRKSSIALAAAVASLAVLATACGGDDSSGKSAGTGTAAEPVKITYWSWMPGTKDMTAEFNKTHKNIQVTYSEIPAGLAGGYDKLGKAVKAGNAPDVVNAEYQALPDLVTQGLLKDSTAELGDTVKSYSPESVQSLVTLGGKTWAAPYDVGPQTFFYRTDLFKKYGVEVPKTWAEFKTAAEKIKSASKGKSRMLSFWGDDTATWAGLVQQAGGKWYAADGDSWKVNIASPETQKVADYWKDLVKGGLVYNDVSWSPESTKKVTDGSAVAYLGAAWSAGGLKTSYPKQTGNWAEAPLPNWGTAATGSVGGSSFAISKDSKKAEAAAEFIKWATTDKAAVKARLASGASSGLPANEELRSTAKETFDAKFFGGQDIYALAGDQVKTIPAGWVWSPTHNSTSVSLTAALGKVKASGDFWSAFQDGQKAAEKSITDRGLKLAK, encoded by the coding sequence ATGAAGCCCACCTCCCGTAAGTCCTCCATAGCCCTTGCGGCCGCTGTGGCCTCTCTGGCCGTCCTCGCCACCGCCTGTGGCGGCGACGACTCCAGCGGCAAGAGCGCGGGGACCGGCACCGCCGCCGAACCGGTCAAGATCACCTACTGGTCCTGGATGCCCGGGACCAAGGACATGACCGCGGAGTTCAACAAGACCCACAAGAACATCCAGGTCACCTACTCCGAGATCCCGGCCGGTCTGGCCGGCGGCTACGACAAGCTCGGCAAGGCCGTCAAGGCAGGCAACGCCCCCGACGTCGTCAACGCCGAGTACCAGGCCCTCCCCGACCTCGTCACCCAGGGCCTCCTCAAGGACTCCACCGCGGAGCTCGGCGACACCGTCAAGAGCTACTCCCCCGAGTCCGTCCAGTCCCTGGTGACGCTCGGCGGCAAGACCTGGGCGGCCCCGTACGACGTCGGCCCGCAGACGTTCTTCTACCGCACCGACCTCTTCAAGAAGTACGGCGTCGAAGTCCCCAAGACCTGGGCCGAGTTCAAGACCGCCGCCGAGAAGATCAAGTCGGCCTCCAAGGGCAAGTCCCGGATGCTCTCCTTCTGGGGCGACGACACCGCCACCTGGGCGGGCCTCGTCCAGCAGGCCGGCGGCAAGTGGTACGCCGCCGACGGCGACTCCTGGAAGGTCAACATCGCCAGCCCCGAGACCCAGAAGGTCGCGGACTACTGGAAGGACCTGGTCAAGGGCGGCCTGGTCTACAACGACGTCTCCTGGAGCCCGGAGTCCACCAAGAAGGTCACCGACGGCAGCGCCGTCGCCTACCTCGGTGCGGCCTGGAGCGCGGGCGGCCTGAAGACCTCGTATCCCAAGCAGACCGGCAACTGGGCCGAGGCCCCGCTGCCCAACTGGGGCACCGCCGCCACCGGCTCCGTCGGCGGCTCGTCCTTCGCCATCAGCAAGGATTCCAAGAAGGCGGAAGCGGCCGCCGAGTTCATCAAGTGGGCGACCACCGACAAGGCCGCCGTCAAGGCCCGCCTCGCGTCCGGCGCCTCCAGCGGTCTGCCCGCCAACGAGGAGCTGCGCTCCACCGCCAAGGAGACCTTCGACGCGAAGTTCTTCGGCGGCCAGGACATCTACGCCCTCGCCGGCGACCAGGTGAAGACCATCCCCGCGGGCTGGGTCTGGAGCCCGACCCACAACTCCACCTCGGTGTCGCTGACCGCGGCCCTCGGCAAGGTCAAGGCCTCCGGCGACTTCTGGTCCGCCTTCCAGGACGGCCAGAAGGCCGCGGAGAAGAGCATCACGGACCGCGGCCTCAAGCTCGCCAAGTAG
- a CDS encoding beta-N-acetylhexosaminidase, whose translation MIVPRPAQFTLSEGGFTLTSTTPVLAEAPLDRAAGRLRAALAPSLGASPPERGEGPAVRFRTDSGLGEEAYRLTVAYDGVLIEASAHAGAFYAVQSLLQLLPAQVLRSAVAAPGPLVVPCATVADGPRFGWRGTLIDVARRFLPKRELLRYIDLLALHKLNVLHLHLTDDQGWRIEIKRYPRLTETGSWRRESTVGSSKHGRLDGRPHGGFYTQEDIREIVAYAEERAITVVPEIDLPGHTQAAIAAYPELGNTGGAVEVGTAWGPATHVLNAEDATVEFFKGVYEEVLDLFPSRYVCVGGDECVQAEWRESPRVQERMRELGLPDEDALQSWYIRQFATFLTQRGRKLLGWDEILAGGLAEGATVMSWRGTQGAVAAARAGHDVVACPLTETYFDFRQSEGADEPIPVGCATTTEDAYAFDPVPAGLTPGEAAHVLGGQAQLWTEVVDGARGLDYLAFPRLSAFAEAVWSGGDRSYAEFEVRLVRHLERLDALGVEYRPLDGPRPWQTRPDAMGWPRDRAAMLADVLGGPEH comes from the coding sequence ATGATCGTCCCCCGCCCTGCCCAATTCACCCTCAGCGAGGGCGGGTTCACGCTCACCTCGACCACCCCGGTCCTCGCCGAAGCCCCGCTCGACCGGGCCGCCGGCCGGCTGCGCGCCGCGCTCGCGCCGTCGCTGGGGGCGTCGCCGCCGGAGCGCGGGGAGGGGCCCGCGGTCCGGTTCCGTACGGACTCCGGGCTCGGCGAGGAGGCGTACCGGCTCACGGTCGCGTACGACGGTGTGCTCATCGAGGCGTCGGCGCACGCCGGGGCCTTCTACGCCGTGCAGTCGCTGCTGCAGCTGCTGCCCGCGCAGGTGCTCAGGTCGGCGGTCGCGGCGCCGGGGCCGCTGGTGGTGCCGTGCGCGACGGTCGCGGACGGGCCGCGGTTCGGGTGGCGGGGGACGCTGATCGATGTGGCGCGGCGGTTCCTTCCGAAGCGTGAACTCCTCAGGTACATCGACCTGTTGGCGCTGCACAAGCTCAATGTGCTGCATCTGCATCTGACGGACGACCAGGGCTGGCGCATCGAGATCAAGCGATACCCGCGGCTGACGGAGACCGGGTCGTGGCGGAGGGAATCGACGGTCGGCTCGTCGAAGCACGGGCGCCTGGACGGGCGTCCGCACGGCGGGTTCTACACCCAGGAGGACATCCGCGAGATCGTCGCGTACGCGGAGGAGCGGGCGATCACCGTCGTACCGGAGATCGACCTGCCCGGGCACACGCAGGCGGCGATCGCGGCCTACCCGGAGCTGGGGAACACCGGGGGTGCGGTGGAGGTGGGCACGGCGTGGGGGCCCGCGACGCACGTCCTGAACGCGGAGGACGCGACGGTCGAGTTCTTCAAGGGGGTGTACGAGGAGGTGCTCGATCTCTTCCCCTCGCGGTACGTGTGCGTGGGCGGGGACGAGTGCGTACAGGCCGAGTGGCGGGAGAGTCCGCGGGTCCAGGAGCGGATGCGGGAGCTGGGCCTGCCGGACGAGGACGCGCTGCAGAGCTGGTACATCCGGCAGTTCGCCACGTTCCTGACGCAGCGGGGCCGCAAGCTGCTGGGCTGGGACGAGATCCTGGCGGGCGGGCTCGCGGAGGGCGCGACGGTCATGTCGTGGCGGGGGACGCAGGGGGCGGTCGCGGCGGCGCGGGCCGGGCACGACGTGGTGGCGTGTCCGCTGACGGAGACCTACTTCGACTTCCGCCAGTCGGAGGGGGCCGACGAGCCGATCCCGGTGGGGTGCGCGACGACGACGGAGGACGCGTACGCCTTCGACCCGGTGCCGGCCGGGCTGACGCCCGGGGAGGCGGCGCATGTGCTGGGCGGACAAGCGCAGCTGTGGACGGAGGTGGTGGACGGGGCGCGGGGCCTGGACTACCTGGCGTTCCCGAGGCTGTCGGCGTTCGCGGAGGCGGTGTGGTCGGGCGGGGATCGGTCGTATGCGGAGTTCGAGGTACGCCTCGTACGGCACCTGGAGCGGCTGGACGCGCTGGGGGTGGAGTACCGACCGCTCGACGGACCCCGCCCGTGGCAGACGCGGCCCGATGCGATGGGGTGGCCGCGGGACCGGGCGGCGATGCTGGCGGACGTGCTGGGCGGGCCCGAGCACTGA
- a CDS encoding glycoside hydrolase family 35 protein, translating to MFQISPEGFSLDGRPLRLLSGAMHYFRTLPEQWPHRLHQLRAMGLNTVETYVPWNLHEPRPGTYDFEGLADLDAFLHATAEAGLHAIVRPSPYICAEWENGGLPWWLNADRDVRAVRCQDPAYLAHVERWYDRLMPVIAPHQVTRGGNVLMVQIENEYGSYGTDTGYLQHLADAMRSRGIDVPLFTSDGPEDFFLTGGTVPGHLATVNFGSRATEAFAELRRFRPEDPAMCMEFWCGWFDHWGDGHTVRDPKDAAAALAEMVDAGASVNIYMAHGGTNFGTWAGANTKDPATGAVYLPDVTSYDYDAPIDERGGTTEKFWAFREVLEKVADGPLPDPAPLPPLLPAGRVELTESVRLFEVLDELAAPTVTSPVPLTFEELGIEHGLVLYGTEIPGPRKAYPLSVQGLADRAHVFADGELRGVLERDSDAPWPEIAVDGARTRIELLVESMGRVNYGTAVGEHKGVTRVLHTQQMLHNWTARPVPLGNGTPDDLPWGTASEGPGPVFHRGFLDVEEAGEPKEAADAHLALPGWTKGYVWVNGFCLGRYWEQGPQRTLYVPWPLLRPGRNEIVVLELDGCTETVVEVRELPDLG from the coding sequence ATGTTCCAGATATCCCCCGAGGGTTTCTCCCTCGACGGACGACCCCTGCGCCTGCTGTCGGGGGCCATGCACTACTTCAGGACCCTGCCCGAGCAGTGGCCGCACCGGCTGCACCAGCTGCGGGCGATGGGGCTCAACACCGTGGAGACGTACGTCCCGTGGAACCTCCACGAGCCGCGGCCGGGGACGTACGACTTCGAGGGACTGGCCGACCTCGACGCATTCCTGCACGCCACCGCCGAGGCCGGGCTGCACGCGATCGTCCGCCCCTCGCCGTACATCTGTGCCGAGTGGGAGAACGGCGGGCTGCCCTGGTGGCTCAACGCCGACCGGGACGTGCGGGCGGTGCGCTGCCAGGACCCGGCCTATCTGGCCCATGTGGAGCGCTGGTACGACCGGTTGATGCCGGTGATCGCACCGCACCAGGTCACTCGCGGCGGCAATGTGCTGATGGTCCAGATCGAGAACGAGTACGGCTCGTACGGCACCGACACCGGCTATCTGCAGCACCTCGCCGACGCCATGCGCTCGCGCGGGATCGACGTCCCGCTCTTCACCTCGGACGGCCCGGAGGACTTCTTCCTCACCGGCGGCACCGTCCCCGGGCATCTGGCGACCGTCAACTTCGGCAGCCGCGCCACGGAGGCGTTCGCCGAGCTCAGGCGGTTCCGGCCGGAGGACCCGGCGATGTGCATGGAGTTCTGGTGCGGCTGGTTCGACCACTGGGGCGACGGGCACACCGTCCGCGACCCGAAGGACGCGGCCGCCGCCCTCGCCGAGATGGTGGACGCAGGCGCTTCGGTGAACATCTACATGGCGCACGGCGGCACCAACTTCGGGACGTGGGCGGGCGCCAACACCAAGGACCCGGCCACCGGCGCGGTCTACCTCCCCGATGTGACGTCGTACGACTACGACGCCCCGATCGACGAGCGCGGCGGGACCACCGAGAAGTTCTGGGCGTTCCGCGAGGTCCTGGAGAAGGTCGCCGACGGGCCGCTGCCCGATCCGGCGCCGCTGCCGCCCCTGTTGCCTGCGGGAAGGGTCGAACTGACCGAATCGGTCCGGCTCTTCGAGGTACTGGACGAGCTGGCGGCCCCCACCGTCACCTCGCCCGTCCCGCTGACCTTCGAGGAGCTGGGCATCGAGCACGGCCTCGTCCTCTACGGAACGGAGATCCCGGGCCCGCGCAAGGCCTATCCGCTCTCCGTGCAGGGCCTGGCCGACCGCGCCCATGTCTTCGCCGACGGCGAGCTCAGGGGCGTCCTGGAGCGGGACTCCGACGCCCCGTGGCCCGAGATCGCGGTGGACGGTGCGCGCACGCGCATCGAGCTGCTGGTCGAGTCGATGGGCCGGGTCAACTACGGCACGGCGGTCGGCGAACACAAGGGCGTGACCCGCGTGCTGCACACCCAGCAGATGCTGCACAACTGGACGGCCCGCCCTGTCCCGCTGGGCAACGGAACCCCTGATGACCTGCCCTGGGGAACGGCGTCCGAAGGTCCGGGACCGGTTTTCCACCGGGGCTTCCTGGACGTCGAGGAAGCCGGGGAACCGAAGGAGGCCGCCGACGCCCATCTCGCGCTGCCCGGCTGGACCAAGGGCTACGTCTGGGTCAACGGCTTCTGTCTGGGTCGCTACTGGGAGCAGGGCCCGCAGCGGACGCTCTACGTCCCGTGGCCGCTGCTGCGCCCCGGGCGCAACGAGATCGTGGTCTTGGAGCTCGACGGATGTACGGAAACAGTCGTCGAGGTGCGCGAGTTGCCCGACTTGGGCTGA